A genomic segment from Pseudomonadota bacterium encodes:
- a CDS encoding class I SAM-dependent methyltransferase has protein sequence MSPSEHHELYLDPLCYDVAFDVRETSRECDFMAWCVERLAGGRLEAALELAAGPGYHALEFARRGLRSVALDIEPSMVAHLRRKASAVAKAPPPSLLGRLGGLRAQPRPLEVVEGDMRVWRAETPVDLAYTLFGSFCYLLTTDDARQHFEAVAASLRTGGLYVIELPHPRKFLRGDVTTQDAWVRERDGVKVTVRWDTGRAVPDPVTHCMDVRSEFEVEEGGRRRKVRTRGRQRVWFAPEIEALSRGRFTLLSWFGAMDRKVAYDYGRKAWRMVAVLQRV, from the coding sequence GTGAGCCCGTCTGAGCATCACGAGCTCTACCTCGATCCGCTCTGCTACGATGTGGCCTTCGATGTGCGCGAGACGTCGCGCGAGTGCGACTTCATGGCCTGGTGCGTCGAGCGCCTGGCGGGAGGGCGCCTCGAGGCGGCCCTCGAGCTGGCGGCCGGACCCGGCTATCACGCTCTCGAGTTCGCGCGGCGGGGACTGCGGTCGGTGGCGCTCGACATCGAGCCATCGATGGTGGCGCATCTGCGCCGGAAGGCGTCGGCGGTCGCAAAAGCTCCGCCTCCGTCGCTGCTGGGCCGCCTCGGCGGACTGAGGGCCCAGCCACGTCCCCTCGAGGTGGTCGAGGGCGACATGCGTGTCTGGCGCGCCGAGACGCCGGTCGATCTGGCCTACACCCTCTTCGGTTCGTTCTGCTACCTGCTCACGACCGATGACGCCCGTCAGCACTTCGAGGCCGTGGCGGCCTCGTTGCGAACGGGCGGGCTCTATGTCATCGAGCTGCCCCATCCCCGCAAGTTCCTGCGGGGCGACGTCACCACCCAGGATGCGTGGGTGCGGGAGCGCGACGGCGTGAAGGTCACCGTGCGATGGGACACAGGGCGGGCCGTTCCCGATCCGGTGACCCATTGCATGGACGTGCGCTCGGAGTTCGAGGTCGAAGAGGGCGGGAGGCGTCGCAAGGTGCGCACCCGGGGACGCCAGCGCGTCTGGTTCGCGCCGGAGATCGAGGCGCTCTCGCGCGGTCGCTTCACGTTGCTGTCGTGGTTTGGCGCCATGGATCGAAAGGTAGCCTATGACTACGGGCGCAAGGCCTGGCGCATGGTGGCCGTGCTGCAGCGGGTCTGA
- a CDS encoding glycosyltransferase — protein sequence MALLARLVTTAGLLAAVVYAVLAVVAVLRFPFTRRGAPADRDARPRLSLLKPVRGLDPLRGEADAQAAADLRRALELNLTSFFVQDYVGTFEIIFGFQDPEDPAIALVEDVCARYPHVASRVVRVPRAGGPNKKASVLAALAREATGDVLVVSDQDMRVDPGYLDAVAAGFCGDDVGVVTCPYRTRWADDLGGAFEALAINVDFIPSTLVACTLDRWLSFALGATMAVRRETLRAIGGFEGLEPFLADDYLLGNRALHAGWRVVMSPYVVDNILGPTSFRQFFDHQLRWNRGYRVCRQNGYLFSVLMNGTAFAVAGLALGVLGLQTFFAWIAFRLCVASFLFRRVAGRPVSPSWLLLVPVKDLITLVLWALAVRGNQVHWAGRTFTLARDGRLEPVS from the coding sequence ATGGCTCTTCTCGCGCGTCTCGTGACGACGGCCGGGCTGTTGGCCGCCGTCGTGTACGCGGTTCTCGCCGTGGTCGCGGTGCTGCGCTTCCCCTTCACCCGAAGAGGGGCGCCAGCAGACCGCGACGCACGACCACGGCTCTCCCTGCTCAAGCCGGTGCGCGGGCTCGATCCGCTGCGCGGTGAAGCCGACGCGCAGGCGGCCGCTGACCTGCGCCGGGCGCTCGAGCTCAACCTCACATCGTTCTTCGTGCAGGACTATGTGGGGACGTTCGAGATCATCTTCGGCTTCCAGGATCCGGAAGACCCCGCCATCGCGCTGGTGGAGGACGTTTGCGCCCGCTACCCCCACGTCGCCAGTCGTGTCGTTCGAGTGCCACGCGCAGGGGGGCCGAACAAGAAGGCCTCGGTGCTGGCAGCCCTGGCGCGTGAGGCCACGGGAGACGTGCTCGTGGTGAGCGACCAGGACATGCGCGTCGATCCCGGGTACCTCGACGCAGTGGCGGCGGGCTTCTGCGGCGACGACGTAGGGGTGGTGACGTGCCCCTATCGCACCCGATGGGCCGACGATCTCGGTGGCGCGTTCGAAGCCCTTGCCATCAACGTCGATTTCATCCCCTCGACGCTCGTGGCGTGCACCCTCGACCGCTGGCTCTCGTTCGCCCTTGGGGCCACCATGGCCGTGAGGCGCGAGACCTTGCGCGCCATCGGTGGGTTCGAGGGGCTCGAGCCCTTTCTTGCCGACGACTACCTGCTGGGGAATCGCGCGCTGCACGCCGGCTGGCGGGTGGTGATGTCGCCCTACGTGGTCGACAACATCCTCGGGCCCACGAGCTTCCGGCAGTTCTTCGACCACCAGCTGCGCTGGAACCGGGGCTACCGCGTGTGCCGCCAGAACGGCTACCTGTTCAGCGTGTTGATGAACGGGACCGCCTTTGCCGTGGCGGGGCTGGCGCTGGGTGTCCTGGGCCTGCAGACCTTCTTCGCCTGGATTGCGTTCCGTCTCTGTGTCGCGTCGTTTCTCTTCCGCCGCGTGGCGGGGCGACCTGTCTCACCGAGCTGGCTTCTCCTCGTTCCGGTGAAGGATCTCATCACGCTCGTGCTCTGGGCGTTGGCGGTCCGGGGCAACCAGGTGCACTGGGCCGGACGCACCTTCACGCTGGCCCGAGACGGTCGGCTGGAGCCCGTGTCGTGA
- the hpnJ gene encoding hopanoid biosynthesis associated radical SAM protein HpnJ produces the protein MKVLFLNPPSFEGFDGGAGSRYQARREIRSFWYPTWLAQPAALVPGSKLVDAPADDLTVEQVLELAPRFDMTVIHTSTPSLPNDAETARRFKEINPSMVIGFVGAQAAVLPEKTLQAAPHVDYVARKEFDFTIKEIAEGRPLNEVAGISYRLPDGKVRHNKERALIHDMDALPHVVDVYKRDLTIENYYIGYLKHPYVSLYTGRGCTSKCTFCLWPQTIGGHVYRVRSAQSVFEEMKKASEYFPQVKEFFFDDDTFTSDLPRAEEIARKLKTLGITWSCNAKANVPYETLKVLKECGLRLLLVGFESGNQDILNNIKKGIRVDKALEFAKNCKKLGIRIHGTFILGLPGETSTTIRQTMEFAKEVDPYSLQVSLAAPYPGTELYQQAQQNGWFAPSTLVNDSGIQSAALSYEGLSSQEIFESVDKFYRDYYLRPKPILRIMNDMVRDRREFVRRIREGREFFGFMSERKEKEKVGQT, from the coding sequence GTGAAGGTTCTGTTCCTCAACCCCCCCTCGTTCGAGGGCTTCGACGGCGGCGCGGGCTCGCGCTATCAGGCACGGCGCGAGATCCGCTCGTTCTGGTACCCCACGTGGCTGGCCCAGCCGGCGGCACTCGTTCCGGGAAGCAAGCTGGTCGACGCACCGGCCGACGATCTCACCGTCGAGCAGGTACTCGAGCTGGCGCCTCGCTTCGACATGACGGTCATCCACACGAGCACGCCGTCGCTGCCCAACGACGCCGAGACCGCGCGCCGCTTCAAGGAGATCAACCCGTCGATGGTCATCGGCTTCGTGGGCGCGCAAGCCGCGGTGCTGCCGGAGAAGACCCTGCAGGCGGCGCCGCACGTCGACTATGTGGCGCGCAAGGAGTTCGACTTCACCATCAAGGAGATCGCCGAGGGCCGTCCGCTCAACGAGGTGGCCGGCATCTCGTATCGCCTGCCGGATGGCAAGGTGCGCCACAACAAGGAGCGCGCCCTCATCCACGACATGGACGCGCTGCCGCACGTGGTCGACGTCTACAAGCGCGATCTCACCATCGAGAACTACTACATCGGCTATCTCAAGCACCCGTACGTCTCGCTCTACACCGGCCGCGGCTGCACCTCGAAGTGCACCTTCTGCCTGTGGCCCCAGACCATCGGCGGGCACGTGTACCGGGTGCGCAGCGCCCAGAGCGTCTTCGAAGAGATGAAGAAGGCCAGCGAGTACTTCCCGCAGGTCAAGGAGTTCTTCTTCGACGACGACACGTTCACGTCTGATCTGCCTCGCGCCGAGGAGATCGCTCGCAAGCTCAAGACCCTGGGCATCACCTGGTCGTGCAACGCCAAGGCCAACGTGCCCTACGAGACGCTCAAGGTGCTCAAGGAGTGCGGCCTGCGCCTGCTGCTCGTCGGCTTCGAGTCCGGCAACCAAGACATCCTCAACAACATCAAGAAGGGCATCCGGGTCGACAAGGCCCTCGAGTTCGCCAAGAACTGCAAGAAGCTCGGCATCCGCATCCACGGCACGTTCATCCTCGGCCTGCCGGGCGAGACCAGCACGACCATCCGCCAGACCATGGAATTTGCCAAGGAGGTCGACCCGTACTCGCTGCAGGTCTCCCTGGCGGCCCCCTATCCGGGCACCGAGCTGTATCAGCAGGCCCAGCAGAACGGCTGGTTCGCCCCGTCGACCCTGGTGAACGACAGCGGCATCCAGTCGGCCGCGCTGAGCTACGAGGGGCTCTCATCGCAAGAGATATTCGAGTCGGTCGACAAGTTCTACCGCGACTACTACCTGCGCCCGAAGCCCATCCTGCGCATCATGAACGACATGGTGCGCGACCGTCGCGAGTTTGTGCGCCGCATTCGCGAGGGGCGCGAGTTCTTCGGCTTCATGAGCGAGCGCAAGGAGAAGGAAAAGGTCGGACAGACCTAG